The window TTTCGAAATTTTTGATAAATATAAATATTGAATGTATGTTTTCAGAACAAATGAATAAACAGAGACAGATCGATTTTGATCAGATTTCATTTTGATTGCCTATAAATGGATTCGATACTTTCTAAAATTTGAATATTGTCAGCGAGACTTGCTTCCATTCTGGTTGTTTCGCCATGGAATACTTCTTTGATTTCTTTGTAGATCCCTAAAAAGGCATTGGACGACTCTGGTTTTGGAAAGTCCTTGGGTTGGTAAGTTTCTAAACTGCGGAATCCTTGGTACAATTTTGATGGTACAGACCTATAGAATTGGAAACCATCATTGGAACAAATGATTCGTTGGGAATCTGTGTGAATGTCCAATTCAAACTGAAAATAATCTCGACCACCTGATACATCCAAAATGATTTCCACCTGGGATTTGGTTTGGAAATAAGCAAATGCTCTTGTTTCAACAGAATTTTTTTTGGGTCTTTCTATTTTTGCTTGGATGAGTTTTGGTTTTTCCACCAACCAATGGATGAGGTCGACAGCATGTGTTCCATCATGTAAGAGAGGTCCACCACCAAACTTAGAGAAAGCGATTCCAGGATTTTTAGCTGAAGTGAACACAGAAGCTCGGATGGATTTGAGGTGACCCAAATTCCCTTTTTTCAATTCGTTTTTTACATAGAAATAACTGGGATGGTATCTCCTCTCATGATTGATCCAAATGTTAGCATTTTTTTTCTTTCGAAGGGATTCCAATGTTTTGGCACCGGAAACTGACATCGCTACTGGTTTTTCAATGAGAATCTGCTTGATACCCATTTGCATACATTGTTTTGCATAAAACTCATGGGTATGACTTGGAGTGGCTATGATGGCTAGATCGATGGAAGTGCCATCCAAAAAACGAAGGGATCCATCAGGAATGGATTTAGTTTTTCGTTTCCATTGAGTTTCAAAGGATTGGCAGGCGACTGGTTTCGAATCTAGGCCAAGGAGAAACTCAAAATGGGCTTTTCCCCAAGGAGACGATAAGACTCCCATGTGCGTACAGGGCTTTTTTCGATAGGGGTCAAGTTCTAGTTTGGAAGCGATTCGTCCAAGACCAATGAGAATCGTTTTGATTTTAGTTGGTTTCATCTAAGTTTTTCTTTATAATCTATCTTTCTGGGAGAATCTGGTTCAAGAAGCTATGATCGCACCATTTGAATATTCCCTGTCAACTATTCTAAGTTTGTTTTCTTTGAAACCAGTTTGGGAGAATCCAATGAATCCAAAATTCTTTTGGATTTCGACTTCTTCTAAAGAAATTCAAAAAAACACTCTCTTTGTCCCCCTTCGTGGAGAACGAGATGGCCATGAGTATATTGCCGATGCGTTAAAAGCTGGTGCCACAGGTTTTTTATGCGAAAAAAATCACCCGATCCTAAAAAACCTTTCGAATGAAGACCAGAAAAAAGCCATCTTCGTAAAAGATACTTTGATCGCCCTTGGAACTTTAGCGAACTTTCATCGAAACCGATTTTGTCCCATCGTCATTGCCATCACTGGTTCTTCTGGGAAAACATCTACAAAAGATCTGTTAGGTGGACTTTTTTCATTTTTAGGATCAAAGTCTCTTGTGGTTACGGAAAAAAACTACAATAATGAAATCGGAGTTCCTTTCACTCTCTTTCGTATCACGGAGCGAACACAAGTTGTGATCTGTGAAATGGGAATGAACCATAGAGGCGAAATAAATCGGTTATCAAAAATGGCTGAACCCACACATGCTTTGATAACGAACATTGGCTCCGCACATATAGAAAATTTAAAATCAAGGGAAAACATCGCGGAAGAAAAAATTGATATCATCAATGGTTTACGCCCAAATGGAGTTCTGTTTGTGCCAGATGATTTGGATTTTTTAGGACGAGCAAAACAAAGGACCAAAAAATCAAATGTGAACTTGAAGATATGGAAACATTCAAAAAATCCGGAACTGAAGGTGAATATAGTCCAAAAGAACGGATTTTTGTTAGAATGGAGAATGGAAAAGATTCAATGGAATATCCCTGGTTCTAAATTATTGAGTAATGTTCGAGGAATGATCGCCGTTGGAAATTTCTTTCAAATTCCCGATGTAGAAATGAAAAAAACAATTCGGACTTACAAAAGCCCAAACAAACGACTCAATATTAAAAAAGGATTTTATACCATCATTGATGATAGTTACAATGCTAATCCTGAATCGATGTTGTCGAGTATTGATGCAAGTATACAATATGCACAAAACAAACCCATCGTCTGGGTCCTTGGAACAATGAAGGAACTTGGAAAGTTTTCAAAATTCTATCATGAAGAAATCGGAAAAAATTTGAAAAAATACCCAAAAGGAACCTTACTTGGATTTGGTGATGATACATTACCAATGGTCAAACAAGTATCCAATGGAAAACACTTTCAATCAAAAGTGGATTTAGTTGAATTCATTAAAAAAGAAATTCCAAAACAAGCAGTGATTCTCGTAAAAGGATCTCGCTCTATGAAAATGGAAGAAATTGTCTCGGAACTAGTTTCATTTAAAGGTTGATCGAGAATGAGGTTTTTTTAGATTCTACGTATGACAAACCCTTTACCGAAAGTTGCTGTAATTATGGGATCATATTCCGATTGGGACACCATGAAGGAAGCCTGCGAAATTTTAACTGAGTTTGGTGTACCTTTTGAAAAGGAAATTGTCTCCGCACATCGTTCTCCTGACAGAATGTTTCAATTTGCGAAAAATGCAAAAAACAATGGTTTCGGTGTCATCATTGCAGGAGCGGGAGGAGCCGCACATTTGCCAGGTATGACGGCATCCCTCACCACATTACCAGTTTTAGGTGTTCCAGTATTATCAAAAGCATTGAATGGAATGGATAGTTTATTATCAATCGTCCAAATGCCAAAGGGAGTCCCTGTCGCAACCCTTGCGATTGGAACAAGTGGTGCTGCCAATGCAGGTTTACTTGCTGTTCGTATCTTATCCCTACTTGATTCCAGTCTTTCCAAAAAATTGGAAGACTATGCGGATCAAAATCGTGAACAAGCTCTTTCGAAAAATGACCAACTGGTTTAGGAATCATTGATGAAAATAGGTGTTTTGGGATCTGGTCAGCTCGGCCAAATGATGTGTTTGGAAGCGATTCCACTTGGACATGATTTCTATTGTTATTCGCCCGATCTAAATTCTCCTTCTGAAAAACTGGGGGCCAAGGCAACCATTGCATCTTATGATTCCATTCAACAGTTAGAATCCTTCCTTCAAACGATCGATGTATTGAGTTTTGAGTTTGAAAACATACCAAAACCAACTCTTGAATTTTTAAAAAACCAAAAATTGATCGCCATTTTCCCACCACCACAAGCACTCATCATTGCCCAAGATCGATTTTTAGAAAAAAATCATTTCCGAAAACTTGGATTTGAAACCGCAGAATTCTTTCACCTAACCAAAGCTTCTTCCAAATTTGAAATTTCGATCCCATTTCCTTGGATCATCAAAACATTACGATTTGGATATGATGGGAAAGGCCAAGTCAAAGTGAATCATCAGTCAGAGTATGAATCCTTTTTACAATCGGCGTTTTTGAAAGATGAGTCTGAATATCTAATTGAAGAAGTGATTCCCTTTCAAAAGGAAATCAGTATTTTACTCACTCGTTTTCAAAATGGTGATATTGTCTGTTATGGTGCTGTCGAAAACGAACATAAGAATCATATTTTAGATCTATCAATTTTCCCTGCCAGAATCCCTGTGGGTCTCAACTTAGAAGCAATTGAAATGGCGTCAAAATTAGCAGAATCTTTACACTATGTGGGAACGATGGGTGTTGAGTTTTTTTTGAAAAACAATCAATTGTATCTAAATGAATTTGCTCCAAGGCCACACAATACAGGTCATTTCACCCAAGACTGCCAAAGTTTTTCTCAGTTCTATTTGCATGTACAAGCCATTACGGGAAACACTCCCCCAACGGATGTTAGGCCAAAGCCAACACTGATGAAAAATATCCTTGGGAATTCATTCGAAGAAAGCCTAGAAATTGCAAGTGAACTACAGAAAGATGATCGTTACCGGTTGCATTTATATGCAAAGGAAGAAGCAAAACCAGGAAGAAAAATGGGACATTTGAATTTTAAAGGAAGTTTAGAGGAAGTAAACCCCCTCTTTCATGACCTCTAAAATTTTTTAATCATTAGATTTAAGAAACAAGTTCCATTCCCCAATCCCTCACATTTCCAGCTCCCAAACACAATAAAAGGTCTCCTTTGTTCAGATGAGATTTGATTTGCTCCAAGTCTTCCCTAATATTACCATCTAACATTGTAGTTTGGCTTCCAGTCAGATACGGTAAAAAGCGATTCGAAGTAATCCCTTCCATTGGGTTTTCCCCAGCGGAATAGATGGGAAGTAAAAATACAAAATCTGCACCGAGAAGTGATTTCGCTAGATCTTCTAACAATAACTTTGTGCGAGTGTATCGATGAGGTTGGAAAATCACATGGAGTTTTCCTTTGTTTTTGATTTTATCTTTCAAAGATTGAATCACCATTTTGATTTCAGTTGGGTGGTGGCCATAGTCATCGATCACTGTCACCTCATTCCAAACTCCCAAAATTTCTTGCCTTCGTTTCACACCGATATAACGAGAGAGAATTTGAGAAGACTGAGAGGGACTGATTCCAATTCTATATGCACAAGTGAGAGCCACTAATCCATTGGTAAGGTAATGGACACCGGGATACGGTAATTCTAATGTATAGGACTGGTTTTCCAGTTGGAAATAAAGTTGATTTTCTTTCACTTCATAAAGAACCACAGTGATTTGTTTCTGAAACTGGGATAAAAAATAGGAAAACCATTCTTCATTTGTATGTGATTTTGTGACAAGTAAGTTCAGGTGTAACTCATTATGAAACGTAAGGTTACGATAATGAATTTCTAATACTGATTTTATCCCTGGATCACCAACAAATAATACAACTTCACCAGGAGATCCAAAACCCATATAGTCTAAGAAAGCTTCTTCTAACCTTTCTCGCGTTCGGTAGTAATCTAGATGGTCGTTATCGATATTCGTCAATAATCTAATGTTGGCTTTATGGCGAAGAAAGGTTCCGTCAGATTCGTCTGATTCGTAAACTGCATAGTCACCCTTTCCCATCTTACCACCACGTTTTTGTAATAAACTGGTATCCCCTCCAATCATGATGGTTGGATCAAGTCCAACTTCCGTTAAAATCTGTGAGACCATAGTTGTGGTCGAAGTTTTACCATGGCTACCCGCAACAGAAATTGATTTCTGATTGGAAACAAGAAGGTGCATAAATTCCGATCGATGTTTCAAAGGAATGTTTAAATTTTGAATACGATTAAACACATCTTTGTGTTTGTCATTGATGGCAGAACTGTAGACTACCATTTGGATACCATCCAAAGGAATTTCTCCAATCGAATGATAGAGTTTTACACCACGTTCGACTAAGTAGTCTGTGATATCTGATTTTTTTTTATCATAACCGACGACTGGAATTTGTAAATCGATGGCCATATGAGCAAGGCTTGACATCCCACTCCCACCAATGCCTAAAAATAGTATAGGACCTTTCATTTACGTTTTAATCCTAGTTTGAGTCTGAAAAAAAATAAGAAACGGTTTGGTAGGCTGCATTTACATTCGATAACGCCAAACTGATATGGCCCATTTCACGTAAAACTTCTGAATGGTCTTTCCAGGAAAGTAGGAATTTGACCAAAGGAGTTGGGTCATCACTTGTAGAATGTATGGTGACAGCGGCTCCTTGCTTTTCTAAATATTCTGCATTCGCCTTCTGGTGGTTATCTGCCGCAAAAGGATATGGTATGAGGATCATAGGTAAACCAAAAACCAAACACTCGGCAACTACACCTGCACCAGACCTTGCCACAACTAAATTTGCCCATTCATAATTGGGTTTCATATCATTGGCATAGGAAATGATTTCAGTTCCATCATTTGCTTTTTGTTTCGTTTCGTCGTAGAGATTTGTTCCCGTTAACAAACGAAATTTATACTTAGAGGCAATTTCAGCATTTTCCATCGTCTTTAAGATCATTTGGTTCAACTGTCTTGCTCCTTGTGAGCCTCCGAGGACGAGAACGTTGATTGTGTTTTTTTTACCCTCATGCAAATTTTCATTTTGTCTGATATTCAGATGTTCGGGTATCACACGTTTGCGAATGGGGTTGCCAATGATTTTTCCTGGAATTTGAAATGAGTCCACAATTGGAAAACTGAAGGCAATTTTTTTAGCAAATTTAGAAAACACCCTCGTGATTTTTCCTGGAACACAATTTTGTTCACATAAATACAAGGGTTTTCTAAATAAAATTGCATACAATATGGCAGGTAAACTGGAATACCCACCCATACCGATGACTGCATTGATTTTCAATTTTCTAAATAATAATATTGTTTTGATAAAAGGAAATAAAAACAAAAAAGGATAAACAATCGTCTTTAACCCACCTAACTGAGGGATATTATGCCAAATCACTTGGCAGGGTGGATTCAACAGGTCTGGATTATTTTGATTGCGAACTAAGGAATGAATATAAACAGATTCATATCCAAAAGCATTTGCCTTTTCACTTAAGACTTCTGCAAGCGCAACACCAGGTGAAATATGCCCACCGGTACCGCCAGCTGCAATGATTATAGATCCATTCATACGACCAAATTCTCCCTCCTAGTAATGTTGGCAAGGATTCCGAATAGGATAAAAATCGTTAAGAGAGAAGATCCTCCATAACTTAAAAAAGGAAGAGAGATTCCCGTCACTGGAACGATCCCTGTAACCACAAAAAGATTCAATATGGTTTGGAATCCAAATAAAATGAGAATCCCTGATCCTAAAAAGAAGCCCAATTTGTCTTTGGTTCGTTCCAAAAGGAAAAAAATGCGAACGAGTAAACATAAAACAATCAGAGTGAAAAATGTAAATCCGATAAAACCAAAATCTTCTACAAAAGAAGATAAGACAAAGTCGGTGTGACTATAAGCGAGATAACGATGTGCATAACCTGTTCCGATTGCTTTCCCAGTTGTTCCGCCATCAAAAAAAGCACGAAAACTTGTGACCAATTGGTGGCCTTCATCAAAACGGAATTTGTATGGATCAAGCCAAATCTCAAGTCGTTTTTTTCTGTAACCTACTTGAGTGACAAGTACAACAAGTAGTGGTATCACAGATGCTCCTAATATAAAAAGTCGTTTCAAAGGGAAACCAGCTAACAATACAAAGAAAAACAGTACAAGAAGTAACTCTACAGTGGTTCCAAACGCTGGTTCAATGACAATGAGTAAGAGTGTTAAAAAAATCACAACGATTGAAACGATCTTTTTTTGATCCCATTTGATTTTCTTAAAATCAAAGTTATAAAAAAAATATGATGAAAAAAGTAAAATACTGATCTTAGAAAATTCAGAAGGTTGGATTTGAAATCCAGCTATTTGGATCCATCGATTGAAACTCCTTCCATAACTCGTTCCAACAGATTTCCCAATTCCAGGAATGAATACCGCAACTAATAGTAATAAGCTGAAAAGAGAAAAAACAAATGACCATTTAACCAAAAATTGGTAAGGGATCTGGCAAAAGATAAGGAATAAAAAAAGTCCAATACCGCCCCACAAGATTTGTTTTTTTAAATAATAATAGGAATCGGAAAACTCTCTTTCAGCGGGAATGACGGAAGCACTAAACATCACAACGATTCCCATTCCAAATAACAAAAACATAAAAAAAAGCATGGGAGCATCAAATCGGGATGCTCCATATCGAAATAAATTTCGAAAATTTCGAATCAATTCCATTATTGGATTTTTAAGGTAGAGAGTGTGATGATCGCAAGAATGATCCCAATGATCCAAAACCGAATCACCACCTTCTCTTCTGACCAACCGGAAAGTTCAAAATGATGGTGCAAAGGCGCCATTTTAAAAATCCGTTTTCCCGTCAGTTTAAACGATCCCACTTGCAAAATCACGCTAACAGCCTCTGCAACAAAGATTCCACCGAGGATGACAAGTAGGATTTCTTTTTTTAACATAATGGCAACTAGACCCAAGGTGGATCCTAAAAACAAGGAACCTGTATCACCCATAAACACTTGCGCTGGGTGGCAATTGAACCATAGGAAACCAAGTAACGCACCGGAAAGGCCAGCAAGAAATACGGAATATTCATGGGAACCTGGAAGATACGGAATATGCAAATAGTTTGCTGCCGAAGGAGTTCCAGAAACATAAGCAATCAAAGCAAATGTTGCCGTGGAGATGACTACAGTTCCAGAAGCCAACCCATCCAATCCATCTGTTAAATTCACAGCATGAGAACTTCCGATTAACACGATAATGGCGAATGGAACTGCAAATATACCTAAGTTCCAAACAGGTCCTTTCACAAATGGTAAAAACAAATCGGTAATAGAAAAAACGATTCCTTTTTGAAGATTCACATTTGATTTACCTGTATAATAAAAATACAAGGTGGTAATCGTCACAGCAAAAAGTATCGTCACGATGAATTTGGTACGAGCTCTCATCCCACCTTTTATTTTTTTTACAGATTTCATATAATCGTCTGTAAATCCAAGGCCTGCAAAAAGGATAGCTGAGATAAGGAGTAAAATCACATTCCAATTAGACAAATTACCCCATAACAGAGTTGAGATGGTGAGTGATAAGATCATGATCAAACCACCCATGGTTGGGGTTCCCGATTTGTTAGCATGGGACTGGGGTCCATCATTTCGAACCGACTCTCGGAATTTTAAGGAAAGCAAAAACGAAATAAGAGATTTTCCAAAAATAAAGGTAATGAACATAGACGTAAGTCCCGCCATCATTGCCCGAAGGGTTACATAACTAAACACTCTTAAAAAACCATAATCATTACCAAATGATTCATAAATCCATTGGAACATACTAAATCCTCTATAACCCGGTATCTAAATTTAAAAACGCATTTTCAATTTCTAAAAAGTCGACAAAATTGGTTTTTTCTTTGCCGATGATTTGGTAAGTTTCGTGTCCCTTTCCTGCAACGACCAAAATGCCGTCTTTTTCCAAAAGGGAAACTGCTCGCTGAATGGCAACCCTTCGGTCAGTGATCTTCTCATACCGTTTGAAACCACGAGAAAAACCTGATTCGATTTCATCCAAGATGGACTCAGGATCCTCAGTTCTTGGATTGTCGGAAGTCAGGAAAACAAAATCAGCCAAGGTTTCTGCAATTTTTGCCATTTGTGGTCGTTTGGTACGATCCCGATCACCGCCACAACCAAACAAACAGATGAGTTGTTTGGGACGAATTTCAACACAACTCTTCAGAATATTTTCCAACGCATCAGGAGTGTGTGCATAATCCACAACGGCGATCCGAGTTTTGTCAGGGTATGGGATGACTTGAAAACGTCCAGGTACAGTGGGAATTTCTTCGATCGCCGTAACAACCTCATCCCAAGGAAATCCAAGTTCATAAGCAATGGACATGGCAAAGGCAGTATTAAACACGTTGAAGTTTCCGAGTAAATTGGTGCGAATGCTTCTGACTTCAATAAAAGGAAGATTTTTTTCTTTTTTATGGAAACGGTATTCGCTTCCAAGAAGAGAGAGTTTTGTATTGCTATAATGGAATTCACCCGATTTGCCAAGAATATAAATGGGAGTTTTTAATTTCGACTCGCGTATTCTTTGGATCATTCGATCACCAAATGAAACATCACCTGCAACCAAACCAAATTTGTTTTTGACTGACGATTGTTCGAGGAGTTGGAAAATTTTAAACTTACTTTCAAAATAGTCTTCCATACTTTCATGAAAGTCTAAATGGTCTTGGGTTAAATTGGTGAAACCAGCACAGGTGATTTCGATTCCTGCCACTCTTCCCAATTTTAATCCATGGCTACTTATCTCCATAAAAACATATTCTACACCTTCGTCTAACATCTCTCTGAGTAATAAATTGAGAGAAGATGCATCTGGTGTGGTATAACCTGATTCTAAAATTCGGTCTAAAATTTGGATTTGGACAGTACCTATGAGTGCAACTTTTTTCTTTAATTTTTTGGCAATGTGGAATAAAATAAAAGTTAAAGATGTTTTTCCATTTGTGCCAGTGATCCCAATGATTTTTAATTTTTTAGATGGGTTCCCTAAGAGTTGTGATGCCATTTTTCCATGAACATCACCTAACGCATCTTCTGATTCGAGTATGGTCGGAAATAAATCTAGATTTTTTAATTTGAGGTTCCGTTTGGATACAAGAACCACTTTGACACCTT of the Leptospira biflexa serovar Patoc strain 'Patoc 1 (Paris)' genome contains:
- a CDS encoding UDP-N-acetylmuramoyl-L-alanyl-D-glutamate--2,6-diaminopimelate ligase; translated protein: MKLTEIIKKIPELKLIKGDGDLDVGYIWADSRKLKPNDVFVLPEDKAETIESYLQMAYDKGVKVVLVSKRNLKLKNLDLFPTILESEDALGDVHGKMASQLLGNPSKKLKIIGITGTNGKTSLTFILFHIAKKLKKKVALIGTVQIQILDRILESGYTTPDASSLNLLLREMLDEGVEYVFMEISSHGLKLGRVAGIEITCAGFTNLTQDHLDFHESMEDYFESKFKIFQLLEQSSVKNKFGLVAGDVSFGDRMIQRIRESKLKTPIYILGKSGEFHYSNTKLSLLGSEYRFHKKEKNLPFIEVRSIRTNLLGNFNVFNTAFAMSIAYELGFPWDEVVTAIEEIPTVPGRFQVIPYPDKTRIAVVDYAHTPDALENILKSCVEIRPKQLICLFGCGGDRDRTKRPQMAKIAETLADFVFLTSDNPRTEDPESILDEIESGFSRGFKRYEKITDRRVAIQRAVSLLEKDGILVVAGKGHETYQIIGKEKTNFVDFLEIENAFLNLDTGL
- a CDS encoding Gfo/Idh/MocA family protein, translated to MKPTKIKTILIGLGRIASKLELDPYRKKPCTHMGVLSSPWGKAHFEFLLGLDSKPVACQSFETQWKRKTKSIPDGSLRFLDGTSIDLAIIATPSHTHEFYAKQCMQMGIKQILIEKPVAMSVSGAKTLESLRKKKNANIWINHERRYHPSYFYVKNELKKGNLGHLKSIRASVFTSAKNPGIAFSKFGGGPLLHDGTHAVDLIHWLVEKPKLIQAKIERPKKNSVETRAFAYFQTKSQVEIILDVSGGRDYFQFELDIHTDSQRIICSNDGFQFYRSVPSKLYQGFRSLETYQPKDFPKPESSNAFLGIYKEIKEVFHGETTRMEASLADNIQILESIESIYRQSK
- a CDS encoding 5-(carboxyamino)imidazole ribonucleotide synthase, giving the protein MKIGVLGSGQLGQMMCLEAIPLGHDFYCYSPDLNSPSEKLGAKATIASYDSIQQLESFLQTIDVLSFEFENIPKPTLEFLKNQKLIAIFPPPQALIIAQDRFLEKNHFRKLGFETAEFFHLTKASSKFEISIPFPWIIKTLRFGYDGKGQVKVNHQSEYESFLQSAFLKDESEYLIEEVIPFQKEISILLTRFQNGDIVCYGAVENEHKNHILDLSIFPARIPVGLNLEAIEMASKLAESLHYVGTMGVEFFLKNNQLYLNEFAPRPHNTGHFTQDCQSFSQFYLHVQAITGNTPPTDVRPKPTLMKNILGNSFEESLEIASELQKDDRYRLHLYAKEEAKPGRKMGHLNFKGSLEEVNPLFHDL
- the purE gene encoding 5-(carboxyamino)imidazole ribonucleotide mutase, translated to MTNPLPKVAVIMGSYSDWDTMKEACEILTEFGVPFEKEIVSAHRSPDRMFQFAKNAKNNGFGVIIAGAGGAAHLPGMTASLTTLPVLGVPVLSKALNGMDSLLSIVQMPKGVPVATLAIGTSGAANAGLLAVRILSLLDSSLSKKLEDYADQNREQALSKNDQLV
- a CDS encoding UDP-N-acetylmuramoyl-tripeptide--D-alanyl-D-alanine ligase, producing MNPKFFWISTSSKEIQKNTLFVPLRGERDGHEYIADALKAGATGFLCEKNHPILKNLSNEDQKKAIFVKDTLIALGTLANFHRNRFCPIVIAITGSSGKTSTKDLLGGLFSFLGSKSLVVTEKNYNNEIGVPFTLFRITERTQVVICEMGMNHRGEINRLSKMAEPTHALITNIGSAHIENLKSRENIAEEKIDIINGLRPNGVLFVPDDLDFLGRAKQRTKKSNVNLKIWKHSKNPELKVNIVQKNGFLLEWRMEKIQWNIPGSKLLSNVRGMIAVGNFFQIPDVEMKKTIRTYKSPNKRLNIKKGFYTIIDDSYNANPESMLSSIDASIQYAQNKPIVWVLGTMKELGKFSKFYHEEIGKNLKKYPKGTLLGFGDDTLPMVKQVSNGKHFQSKVDLVEFIKKEIPKQAVILVKGSRSMKMEEIVSELVSFKG
- a CDS encoding FtsW/RodA/SpoVE family cell cycle protein; this encodes MELIRNFRNLFRYGASRFDAPMLFFMFLLFGMGIVVMFSASVIPAEREFSDSYYYLKKQILWGGIGLFLFLIFCQIPYQFLVKWSFVFSLFSLLLLVAVFIPGIGKSVGTSYGRSFNRWIQIAGFQIQPSEFSKISILLFSSYFFYNFDFKKIKWDQKKIVSIVVIFLTLLLIVIEPAFGTTVELLLVLFFFVLLAGFPLKRLFILGASVIPLLVVLVTQVGYRKKRLEIWLDPYKFRFDEGHQLVTSFRAFFDGGTTGKAIGTGYAHRYLAYSHTDFVLSSFVEDFGFIGFTFFTLIVLCLLVRIFFLLERTKDKLGFFLGSGILILFGFQTILNLFVVTGIVPVTGISLPFLSYGGSSLLTIFILFGILANITRRENLVV
- the murC gene encoding UDP-N-acetylmuramate--L-alanine ligase, whose protein sequence is MKGPILFLGIGGSGMSSLAHMAIDLQIPVVGYDKKKSDITDYLVERGVKLYHSIGEIPLDGIQMVVYSSAINDKHKDVFNRIQNLNIPLKHRSEFMHLLVSNQKSISVAGSHGKTSTTTMVSQILTEVGLDPTIMIGGDTSLLQKRGGKMGKGDYAVYESDESDGTFLRHKANIRLLTNIDNDHLDYYRTRERLEEAFLDYMGFGSPGEVVLFVGDPGIKSVLEIHYRNLTFHNELHLNLLVTKSHTNEEWFSYFLSQFQKQITVVLYEVKENQLYFQLENQSYTLELPYPGVHYLTNGLVALTCAYRIGISPSQSSQILSRYIGVKRRQEILGVWNEVTVIDDYGHHPTEIKMVIQSLKDKIKNKGKLHVIFQPHRYTRTKLLLEDLAKSLLGADFVFLLPIYSAGENPMEGITSNRFLPYLTGSQTTMLDGNIREDLEQIKSHLNKGDLLLCLGAGNVRDWGMELVS
- the mraY gene encoding phospho-N-acetylmuramoyl-pentapeptide-transferase, which codes for MFQWIYESFGNDYGFLRVFSYVTLRAMMAGLTSMFITFIFGKSLISFLLSLKFRESVRNDGPQSHANKSGTPTMGGLIMILSLTISTLLWGNLSNWNVILLLISAILFAGLGFTDDYMKSVKKIKGGMRARTKFIVTILFAVTITTLYFYYTGKSNVNLQKGIVFSITDLFLPFVKGPVWNLGIFAVPFAIIVLIGSSHAVNLTDGLDGLASGTVVISTATFALIAYVSGTPSAANYLHIPYLPGSHEYSVFLAGLSGALLGFLWFNCHPAQVFMGDTGSLFLGSTLGLVAIMLKKEILLVILGGIFVAEAVSVILQVGSFKLTGKRIFKMAPLHHHFELSGWSEEKVVIRFWIIGIILAIITLSTLKIQ
- a CDS encoding UDP-N-acetylglucosamine--N-acetylmuramyl-(pentapeptide) pyrophosphoryl-undecaprenol N-acetylglucosamine transferase codes for the protein MNGSIIIAAGGTGGHISPGVALAEVLSEKANAFGYESVYIHSLVRNQNNPDLLNPPCQVIWHNIPQLGGLKTIVYPFLFLFPFIKTILLFRKLKINAVIGMGGYSSLPAILYAILFRKPLYLCEQNCVPGKITRVFSKFAKKIAFSFPIVDSFQIPGKIIGNPIRKRVIPEHLNIRQNENLHEGKKNTINVLVLGGSQGARQLNQMILKTMENAEIASKYKFRLLTGTNLYDETKQKANDGTEIISYANDMKPNYEWANLVVARSGAGVVAECLVFGLPMILIPYPFAADNHQKANAEYLEKQGAAVTIHSTSDDPTPLVKFLLSWKDHSEVLREMGHISLALSNVNAAYQTVSYFFSDSN